Proteins from a single region of Pseudomonadota bacterium:
- the thiE gene encoding thiamine phosphate synthase yields the protein MVLNIEALKLYLVTDRALCAELGVVETVRRAVAGGVTCVQLRDKQASTADLIDLGKAIKATLAGTGVPLIINDDLEAAHACGADGVHVGQSDTSAEEARAALGSGKTVGLSCETMAHVRAVDPDVVDYLGLGPVFATATKGDHAAPIGLDGLREMCAATPLPTVAIGGLKAKHFQPALGAGADGIAVVSAICGQPDPEAAARAILQPS from the coding sequence ATGGTCCTGAACATAGAGGCTTTGAAGCTCTATCTTGTGACGGACCGGGCGCTTTGCGCCGAGCTGGGTGTCGTCGAGACGGTGCGCCGAGCGGTTGCTGGCGGGGTGACGTGCGTTCAGCTGCGCGACAAGCAGGCCTCGACCGCAGACCTCATCGATCTTGGGAAGGCCATCAAGGCCACGCTCGCCGGAACAGGCGTTCCGCTGATCATCAATGATGATCTCGAAGCCGCTCACGCCTGCGGTGCCGATGGCGTGCATGTCGGTCAAAGCGATACCAGCGCCGAGGAAGCCCGCGCCGCGCTCGGTTCCGGCAAGACGGTCGGTCTGTCCTGCGAGACCATGGCGCATGTCCGCGCCGTCGACCCGGACGTGGTCGATTATCTCGGGCTTGGTCCCGTGTTTGCCACCGCGACGAAAGGCGATCATGCCGCGCCGATTGGCCTGGATGGGCTCAGGGAGATGTGCGCCGCGACGCCGCTGCCGACGGTGGCGATTGGCGGTCTCAAGGCCAAGCATTTTCAACCAGCGCTGGGTGCGGGCGCAGACGGCATCGCGGTCGTCTCCGCCATTTGTGGCCAGCCCGACCCGGAAGCCGCCGCCCGCGCGATCCTTCAGCCATCATGA
- a CDS encoding 3-oxoacyl-ACP reductase — MSQTLADQTVLVSGGGRGFGAAIVRAFAREGARVVINYRKSKDAAEALAAELGERAMAVQADVRDPASVKAMFDAVQAHFGAPTAVVHNALADYSFNGDARDTLASLSASAVSGQHETAVLGALNLIQAASPAMEEAGFGRVITVGSNLVQNPVVPYHDYTSAKAALLAMTRTAAAELGPKGITVNMVSGGLLRTTDASAATPDAVFDLIASSTPLRTVTTPEEAADAVLFFASPWARAVTGQNLIVDGGLVFG; from the coding sequence ATGAGCCAAACCCTTGCCGATCAGACCGTTCTCGTCAGCGGCGGAGGCCGCGGCTTCGGCGCGGCAATCGTCCGCGCCTTCGCCCGCGAAGGAGCGCGCGTGGTGATCAATTACCGCAAAAGCAAGGACGCAGCGGAAGCGCTCGCAGCCGAGCTTGGAGAGCGGGCGATGGCGGTTCAGGCTGATGTTCGCGATCCGGCAAGCGTCAAAGCCATGTTCGACGCCGTTCAGGCGCACTTCGGCGCTCCGACGGCGGTCGTCCACAACGCACTGGCTGACTACAGCTTCAATGGCGACGCCCGCGATACGCTCGCCTCTCTGTCGGCTTCCGCGGTTTCCGGCCAACATGAAACAGCGGTGCTCGGAGCGCTCAACCTGATCCAGGCCGCTTCGCCTGCGATGGAAGAGGCCGGGTTCGGGCGCGTCATCACCGTGGGCTCGAACCTGGTGCAAAACCCGGTTGTTCCCTATCATGACTACACTTCGGCCAAGGCGGCCCTGCTTGCCATGACACGGACAGCCGCAGCTGAGCTTGGCCCCAAGGGGATCACCGTCAACATGGTCTCGGGTGGCCTGCTGCGCACCACAGATGCCAGTGCGGCGACGCCCGACGCGGTGTTTGACCTGATCGCGTCCAGCACGCCGCTACGCACAGTGACGACGCCCGAGGAAGCGGCTGATGCGGTGCTGTTCTTCGCCAGCCCGTGGGCACGCGCGGTGACCGGCCAAAACCTGATCGTCGATGGCGGCTTGGTGTTCGGCTAG
- a CDS encoding RNA polymerase sigma factor, with the protein MKDPSDDWTLLKRACDDDGALQTLFHRHKRYVFRLAWGLLNEDAAAEDVVQDVFTRVRENRFKNAKPQAKFRSWLYQVAINTAREHARKRRRIWGGQGAGDDLTQLPDHSADPELRDALKDMHRALQHLPLRQREVVLLRYYEGFDTAETAAIVGCRSGTVKAHLNRATQALRQYLGQHPTQEPD; encoded by the coding sequence ATGAAGGACCCAAGCGATGATTGGACGCTGCTCAAGCGCGCTTGCGACGATGATGGTGCGTTGCAGACGCTGTTTCACAGACACAAGCGCTATGTCTTTCGCCTGGCTTGGGGCCTCCTCAACGAAGACGCTGCGGCCGAAGACGTGGTCCAAGACGTCTTCACCCGGGTCCGTGAGAACCGCTTCAAGAATGCCAAGCCACAGGCGAAGTTCAGAAGCTGGCTCTACCAGGTTGCGATCAATACAGCGCGGGAACATGCCCGTAAGCGTCGCCGCATCTGGGGTGGGCAAGGGGCTGGTGACGATCTTACACAGCTTCCCGACCATAGCGCCGATCCAGAGCTGCGTGATGCGCTGAAAGACATGCACAGGGCGTTGCAACACCTGCCATTGCGGCAGCGTGAAGTGGTTTTGCTTCGCTACTACGAAGGTTTTGATACCGCCGAAACGGCCGCCATTGTGGGCTGTCGCAGCGGTACCGTGAAGGCCCATCTCAACCGGGCCACCCAAGCGCTGCGCCAGTATCTGGGGCAGCATCCAACACAGGAGCCTGACTGA
- the thiM gene encoding hydroxyethylthiazole kinase: MNPNEALAKLRADVPLVHCITNYVAMNIAANVVLAAGASPAMIHAEEEVADFVPIAGALTINIGTLSAPWLRGMLKAAQTAKAKQKPWVLDPVAHFATPYRAQATRSLLACKPTIIRANASEILALAGEMGAGKGVDSGDSVETAKQAATHLSETHGCVVAVTGETDFVTDGSRSATISGGSAMMPQVTALGCSLTALVGAYAALDAPLDGTVAALLHFAEAGERAHASASGPGSFATHFLDQLNALQPGMLDEGRIAWS, translated from the coding sequence ATGAACCCGAACGAGGCTCTCGCGAAGCTGCGCGCCGACGTACCCTTGGTGCATTGCATTACCAATTATGTGGCCATGAACATCGCCGCCAATGTGGTCCTCGCCGCTGGCGCGTCACCGGCCATGATCCATGCGGAAGAAGAGGTGGCCGACTTCGTGCCCATCGCGGGGGCGCTAACGATCAATATTGGCACGCTGTCCGCCCCTTGGCTCAGGGGCATGCTGAAAGCTGCCCAGACGGCCAAAGCAAAGCAGAAGCCCTGGGTGCTCGACCCGGTTGCGCACTTCGCGACGCCCTACCGCGCGCAGGCGACCCGGTCGCTACTGGCCTGCAAGCCGACGATCATCCGCGCCAACGCTTCGGAAATCCTGGCGCTCGCGGGCGAGATGGGTGCCGGTAAGGGCGTCGACAGTGGCGACAGTGTGGAGACGGCCAAGCAGGCCGCCACCCACTTGTCGGAAACACATGGCTGCGTCGTCGCGGTCACCGGCGAAACCGACTTCGTGACGGATGGCTCGCGCAGCGCCACGATTAGCGGTGGCAGCGCGATGATGCCCCAGGTGACCGCACTTGGTTGTTCGCTAACCGCGCTAGTCGGAGCGTATGCAGCCCTCGATGCACCGCTCGATGGAACAGTCGCCGCCCTCCTGCACTTTGCCGAGGCCGGCGAACGGGCGCATGCGTCTGCGTCAGGGCCGGGCAGCTTTGCGACGCATTTTCTCGACCAGCTGAACGCGCTGCAACCGGGCATGCTCGACGAGGGCCGGATCGCATGGTCCTGA
- the thiD gene encoding bifunctional hydroxymethylpyrimidine kinase/phosphomethylpyrimidine kinase: MIPNVLSIAGSDPSGGAGIQADLKAISANRAFAMAALTALTAQNTQGVTGIELVPADFVRSQIKTVFDDVRVDAVKIGMIATAEIAEAVADSLADHADVPIVLDPVMVAKGGARLLAADAIAALRTRLLPLASLLTPNLPEAADLLGVPTAETRAHMQSQGEAIVDLGAKAVFLKGGHLASDESPDLLVTSSGSVWFEGRRTPTANTHGTGCTLSSAIAAQLAYGKSLEDAASAAKAYVSDAIGRADQLSVGHGHGPTHHFANLWSQ; this comes from the coding sequence ATGATCCCCAACGTTCTATCCATTGCCGGGTCCGACCCGTCCGGCGGCGCCGGTATCCAGGCAGACCTCAAGGCCATCTCTGCCAACCGGGCCTTTGCGATGGCTGCGCTGACCGCTCTGACGGCGCAAAACACGCAAGGCGTCACCGGCATCGAACTGGTCCCGGCAGACTTTGTGCGCTCGCAGATCAAGACCGTGTTCGATGATGTGCGCGTGGATGCCGTCAAGATCGGCATGATCGCGACAGCCGAGATCGCCGAAGCGGTCGCGGACAGCCTCGCAGATCACGCAGACGTGCCTATCGTGCTTGATCCGGTGATGGTGGCAAAGGGCGGCGCACGCCTTCTGGCCGCCGATGCCATTGCAGCCTTGCGCACCCGCCTGCTGCCGCTTGCAAGCCTGCTCACGCCCAACCTTCCCGAAGCCGCCGATCTGTTGGGCGTTCCAACGGCTGAAACCCGCGCGCACATGCAATCCCAGGGCGAAGCGATCGTGGATCTTGGCGCGAAGGCCGTTTTCCTCAAAGGCGGGCATCTCGCGAGCGATGAAAGCCCTGACTTGCTTGTAACGTCATCCGGCTCGGTCTGGTTTGAGGGACGACGAACGCCCACCGCCAACACACACGGCACCGGCTGCACCTTGTCGTCAGCCATCGCGGCACAGCTCGCATACGGCAAGTCGCTGGAAGATGCGGCAAGCGCTGCCAAAGCCTATGTTTCGGACGCTATCGGGCGCGCCGACCAGCTTTCCGTCGGCCACGGCCATGGCCCGACCCATCACTTTGCAAACCTCTGGAGCCAGTAG